In Thermothelomyces thermophilus ATCC 42464 chromosome 4, complete sequence, a single genomic region encodes these proteins:
- a CDS encoding glycoside hydrolase family 2 protein (CAZy_ID 267880): MTQHTARVLSSGWEFKSDADEKWLPVSGSPSNVHTDLMRHGLIPDPFQDTNELEVRWVAERTWRYRTSFATPSCYGRARGVRVDLVFEGLDTFATVTLNGQVILRSDNMFLEHRVDVGDVLVDGAEEESINTLEIAFEPAGRRGLELVRAHPEHEFIVHQTEVSRGPVRKAQYHWGWDWGPILLTCGPWKPVRLETYVGRIEDVRVDYEICSTGRAEGDGRPIVEATVHAHVLGPAAELEAELLLSGERVASWRDRMGDDAAAGGPPPSSSSSSRRYSSPRLRIERAELWWPRGYGPQSLYELKLRILAADGLTVLAEEHRRIGFRKVELIREEDRFGQSFYFRVNGVDVFSGGSCWVPADSFLPEISPERYRDWIRLVAEGNQNMVRVWGGGVYEPDVFYAACDELGIMVWQDFMFACASYPTYPAFLDSVAREARQAVRRLRHHPCVVLWCGNNEDYQLVERYGLEYRFEEDRDPASWLRSTFPARYIYEHLLPGVVRDENPAGAGATPYHPGSPWGDGRSTTLRVDPTVGDVHQWELWNGEARPWQLLPRMGGRFVSEFGMLSHPHADTVARFVSDPAERRAGSRTMDFHTKAVAHERRLLAYVGENFGVARAAGGGGAGAFAHLTQVVQADAVAAAYRSWRRHWGRPGERRCGGVLVWQLNDCWPAVSWAVVDYYLVRKPAFYAIRRALAPLAVGVARKFHDWTTRPADALWRRNTGHVDPRGMLTDVEFDVWVSSSRSDAVRARAVVRFVSVRSGREVGDRIEREVQVGPNGCTELLVGYKFDWRTAAVAEPEHFVIHVALWVGGVQVSSDTSWPDPIKYLDFPDRGVSVRHLGPGLVEVSAQRPVKGFVFSEKRGVKLSDNGFDLVPGDEPKRVEVQGCEVDELSWTFVGQ, from the coding sequence ATGACACAACACACTGCCCGTGTCCTCTCGTCCGGCTGGGAGTTTAAGTCGGACGCGGATGAGAAATGGCTCCCGGTCTCGGGGTCCCCCAGCAACGTCCATACCGATCTGATGCGGCATGGTCTGATACCCGACCCGTTCCAAGACACTAACGAACTGGAAGTCCGCTGGGTTGCCGAGCGGACGTGGCGGTATCGAACCTCGTTTGCGACGCCGAGTTGTTATGGGCGGGCCCGGGGAGTCAGGGTCGATCTCGTGTTCGAGGGGCTCGACACCTTCGCGACGGTGACGCTCAATGGCCAGGTCATTCTGCGGTCGGACAATATGTTCCTCGAGCACCGAGTCGACGTCGGCGACGTTCTGGTGGACGGCGCCGAAGAGGAGAGCATCAACACCTTGGAGATCGCGTTCGAGCCTGCGGGCCGGCGGGGCCTGGAACTCGTCCGGGCCCATCCCGAGCACGAGTTCATTGTTCACCAGACGGAGGTCAGCAGGGGGCCGGTCCGGAAGGCCCAATATCATTGGGGCTGGGATTGGGGCCCCATCCTCTTGACGTGTGGCCCGTGGAAACCGGTAAGGCTGGAGACATATGTCGGCAGGATCGAAGACGTCAGGGTAGACTACGAGATTTGCAGCACGGGCCGGGCGGAGGGAGATGGGCGCCCGATCGTCGAGGCGACCGTGCACGCTCACGTCTTGGGCCCGGCGGcggagctcgaggccgagctgCTCCTATCCGGTGAACGAGTGGCCAGTTGGAGGGACCGCATGGGCGACGATGCCGCCGCTGGTggtccgccgccgtcgtcgtcgtcgtcgtcgcggcGATACTCGTCCCCCCGGCTCCGGATCGAGCGGGCGGAGCTGTGGTGGCCGCGAGGATACGGTCCGCAGTCCCTATACGAGTTGAAGCTGCGGATCCTGGCCGCGGACGGGTTGACGGTCTTGGCGGAGGAGCACCGGAGGATCGGGTTTCGCAAGGTCGAGCTGATCCGAGAAGAGGATCGGTTCGGGCAATCCTTCTACTTCCGCGTCAACGGCGTGGACGTGTTCTCGGGCGGCTCTTGCTGGGTCCCCGCGGACAGCTTCCTGCCCGAGATCTCTCCGGAGCGCTACCGGGACTGGATCCGGCTGGTCGCCGAGGGCAACCAGAACATGGTCCGCGTCTGGGGCGGGGGCGTCTACGAGCCGGACGTCTTCTACGCGGCATGCGACGAGCTCGGCATCATGGTCTGGCAGGACTTCATGTTCGCCTGCGCGTCGTACCCGACCTACCCGGCCTTCCTCGACTCGGTCGCCCGGGAGGCGCGCCAGGCGGTCCGGCGCCTCCGGCACCACCCGTGCGTCGTGCTCTGGTGCGGCAACAACGAGGACTACCAGCTGGTCGAGCGGTACGGGCTCGAGTACCGCTTCGAGGAGGACAGGGACCCGGCGTCCTGGCTCCGGTCGACCTTCCCGGCGCGGTACATCTACGAGCACCTGCTCCCGGGCGTGGTGCGAGACGAGAACCCCGCGGGGGCAGGGGCGACCCCTTACCACCCGGGCAGCCCCTGGGGCGACGGCAGGAGTACGACGCTCCGGGTCGACCCGACGGTCGGCGACGTGCACCAGTGGGAGCTCTGGAACGGCGAGGCGCGGCCGTGGCAGTTGCTTCCGCGGATGGGCGGGCGGTTTGTGAGCGAGTTCGGCATGTTGAGCCACCCGCACGCCGACACGGTCGCGCGCTTCGTCTCGGACCCGGCGGAGCGGCGCGCGGGGAGCCGGACGATGGACTTCCACACCAAGGCGGTCGCGCACGAGCGCAGGCTGCTCGCGTACGTGGGCGAGAACTTCGGGGTCGCCCGGGCCgccgggggcgggggcgcgGGAGCGTTCGCGCACCTGACGCAGGTGGTGCAGGCGGACGCGGTCGCGGCCGCGTACCGGTCCTGGCGGAGGCACTGGGGCCGGCCGGGGGAGCGGCGGTGCGGAGGCGTGCTGGTCTGGCAGCTCAACGACTGCTGGCCCGCCGTCTCGTGGGCCGTGGTGGACTACTACCTGGTCAGGAAGCCGGCCTTCTACGCGATCCGGCGGGCCCTGGCGCCGCTCGCCGTGGGCGTGGCGCGCAAGTTCCACGACTGGACGACCCGGCCGGCCGACGCGCTCTGGCGGCGGAACACGGGCCACGTCGACCCGCGCGGGATGCTGACCGACGTCGAGTTCGACGTCTGGGTCTCCAGCTCGAGGTCGGACGCCGTGCGGGCGAGGGCGGTCGTGCGCTTCGTCTCGGTCCGGTCGGGCCGCGAGGTGGGGGACCGGATCGAGCGCGAGGTGCAAGTAGGGCCGAACGGCTGCACCGAGCTGCTGGTGGGTTACAAGTTCGACTGGCgcacggcggcggtggccgaACCGGAGCACTTTGTCATCCACGTGGCGCTGTGGGTGGGTGGCGTCCAGGTCAGCAGCGATACCTCGTGGCCCGATCCGATCAAGTACCTCGACTTCCCGGACAGGGGCGTCTCGGTGAGGCACCTCGGCCCCGGCCTCGTCGAGGTCTCGGCCCAGCGGCCGGTAAAGGGGTTTGTCTTCTCCGAGAAGCGCGGCGTCAAGCTTAGCGACAACGGCTTCGATCTGGTGCCCGGAGACGAACCCAAGAGGGTAGAGGTCCAAGGCTGTGAGGTCGATGAACTCTCATGGACTTTCGTCGGTCAATGA
- a CDS encoding Aldo/keto reductase-like protein, which yields MAGRIYPKLKESLENSKVEYRRLGNSGLRVSVPIFGCMSFGDPRTLDWAIGEEEALPLLKAAYDRGLNTWDTANVYSNGASEIIVGKALKRYNIPREKVVIMTKCCFAVGEEPELRAFFVQKELAESKDYVNQFGLSRAAIFNQVEASLKRLDTPYIDLLQIHRFDPNTPIEETMKALHDLVQSGKVRYIGASSMWATQFARMQFCAERNGWTKFISMQNQYNLLYREEEREMNRFCNDTGVGLIPWAPLCRGHLARRPEQYGTTPRSKGEKENVPGAHGTVEPDLTIIKRVIEVADKHGWPMSHVALAWINKRVTSPIIGFSKLERLEEAIAARGKVLTEEEEKYLEELYQPKPINGHS from the exons atgGCGGGAAGAATCTATCCCAAACTCAAGGAGTCCCTCGAGAACTCCAAGGTCGAGTATCGGCGGCTGGGCAACAGCGGCCTCCGCGTCTCGGTGCCCATCTTTGGCTGCATGAGCTTCGGCGACCCCAGGACTCTGGACTGGGCCatcggcgaggaggaggcgctcCCGCTGCTCAAGGCCGCCTACGACCGCGGCCTTAACACCTGGGACACGGCCAACGTGTACTCCAACGGCGCGTCCGAGATCATCGTCGGCAAGGCGCTCAAGCGCTACAACATCCCCCGCGAGAAGGTCGTCATCATGACCAAGTGCTGCTTCGCCGTCGGCGAGGAGCCCGAGCTGCGGGCCTTCTTCGTCCAAAAGGAACTCGCCGAGTCCAAGGACTACGTCAACCAATTTGGCCTGTCCCGCGCCGCCATCTTCAACCAGGTCGAGGCTTCGCTCAAGCGGCTCGACACGCCCTACATCGACCTGCTCCAGATCCACCGCTTCGACCCCAACACGCCCATCGAGGAGACCATGAAGGCCCTGCACGACCTCGTCCAGTCGGGCAAGGTCCGCTACATTGGCGCCAGCAGCATGTGGGCCACCCAGTTCGCCCGCATGCAGTTCTGCGCCGAGCGCAACGGCTGGACCAAGTTCATCAGCATGCAGAACCAATACAACCTGCTCTACCGCGAGGAGGAGCGCGAGATGAACCGCTTCTGCAACGACACGGGCGTCGGCCTGATCCCCTGGGCTCCCCTCTGCAGGGGGCACCTGGCCCGCCGCCCGGAGCAGTACGGCACCACCCCCCGGAGCAAGGGCGAGAAGGAGAACGTCCCGGGCGCCCACGGCACCGTCGAGCCCGACTTGACCATCATCAAGCGCGTCATCGAGGTTGCGGATAAGCACGGGTGGCCG ATGTCCCATGTTGCTCTGGCTTGGATAAACAAGCGCGTCACCAGCCCCATCATCGGCTTCAGCAAGCTCGAGAGGCTAGAGGAGGCCATCGCGGCGAGAGGGAAGGTACTGacggaggaagaggagaagtACCTCGAGGAGCTCTATCAGCCCAAGCCGATCAACGGCCATTCGTAA